In the genome of Fusarium fujikuroi IMI 58289 draft genome, chromosome FFUJ_chr02, one region contains:
- a CDS encoding related to zinc/cadmium resistance protein, which translates to MKITKKQRLIATICISFSFFAAELAVGFYTHSIALIADAFHYLSDLIGIVVALVALMLQEHTKPAPQGYTYGWHRATILGAFFNGVFLLALGISILLQAVERFVHLTPMRQPFLIMIVGCVGLALNILVLSFLHEHDHEHGHQGHRRHSHDDRQQNQETTGPLTNEATSESMTGLARIPMNHHNHRHKTMSVKSPGRDLGMLGVFIHVLGDAINNIGVIIAAVLVWQLKGEGRYYADPAVGVFISLMILLSAIPLLKKSGAILLQTAPKGVNPEDVKNDIEMIPGIKSVHELHIWRLDQRKFVASAHIVVDSRTVQGFADKARIIMECLHAYGVHSATLQPEVLEASPVIMPDSGPGSQGQATSIDANHSVCRNQRSRGGEQECQVICGSSYGGLRCCAPVHPE; encoded by the exons ATGAAAATCACAAAGAAGCAGAGGCTAATAGCCACAATATGTATATCTTTCTCGTTCTTTGCTGCTGAGTTGGCTG TTGGGTTCTACACTCACTCCATCGCATTGATTGCCGATGCTTTTCACTAC CTTAGTGATCTCATCGGAATAGTTGTCGCTCTGGTAGCGTTGATG CTGCAAGAACATACGAAACCAGCTCCACAAGGATACACATATGGATGGCACAGAGCAACTATACTGGGTGCATTCTTCAACGGAGTCTTTCTTTTGGCACTGGGGATCAGTATCCTGTTGCAGGCTGTTGAACGATTCGTTCATTTGACTC CCATGCGGCAACCTTTCCTGATCATGATAGTTGGCTGCGTTGGCTTGGCACTAAACATTCTCGTACTATCCTTCCTTCACG AGCATGACCATGAACATGGCCACCAGGGACATAGACGAcacagccatgatgataggCAACAGAACCAGGAGACCACTGGACCATTGACTAACGAGGCAACAAGCGAGAGCATGACAGGGTTGGCACGC ATCCCTATGAACCACCATAATCATAGACACAAAACCATGTCTGTGAAGAGCCCGGGAAGGGACTTGGGTATGCTTGGCGTTTTCATTCACGTTCTAGGAGATgctatcaacaacatcggAGTCATCATTGCGGCAGTTCTAGTCTGGCAGCTCAAAGGAGAAGGTCGATACTATGCGGATCCAGCAGTGGGAGTCTTCATCTCACTCATGATTCTCCTATCAGCCATACCGTTACTCAAGAAAAGCGGCGCTATTCTACTACAAACTGCGCCTAAAGGCGTCAACCCCGAGGACGTCAAAAATGACATTGAGATG ATCCCCGGCATCAAATCGGTGCACGAGCTGCACATCTGGCGCCTGGACCAACGCAAATTTGTCGCCTCTGCACACATCGTCGTCGACAGTAGAACTGTCCAGGGCTTTGCAGACAAGGCTAGGATCATCATGGAGTGTCTCCACGCATACGGGGTTCACTCAGCAACCCTACAGCCTGAGGTTCTTGAAGCGAGCCCCGTGATCATGCCTGACAGTGGCCCAGGGTCTCAGGGCCAGGCAACTTCGATCGACGCCAATCACAGCGTATGCAGAAATCAACGGTCGCGAGGAGGCGAGCAAGAATGCCAGGTGATTTGCGGAAGCTCGTATGGTGGGCTGAGGTGCTGTGCACCAGTGCACCCTGAGTGA